A region of the Roseiflexus sp. RS-1 genome:
CTGGGCGAGCCATGATTATCACGATACGCCCATTTACCGGCGCTGCGGATATCGAGCGCATGATCGACCTGGCATATGCCTTCCCGGACCAGTGCCTGCGCGCGGTTGATCTGCCGTACCGCCTGGCGTCGTGGACGCTCGATAATCCGCGGAACGCCAGTCTGTGGGAGGACGAAGCGGGGCGTCTGCTCGGTTTCGCCGTGATCCAGCTTCCCTGGCACTCGCTCGATACGTGTGCCCATCCAGCGGCATACGAAGCGGGGATCGAAGAGTTGATGCTGGTGTGGGCAACGGAACGCGCACAGGAGATTGCAGACCAGACGCGCCGCGACCTGACCGTGTATGTGGATGTATTCGAGGAAGACCTGGATCGCAGGGCGAAACTTGCAGCACACGGGTTCGCCCCCGACTGCCCGGCAATGATCCGGATGTCCCGGTCGCTGGACAGGGTGCTTCCCATGCCGTTTCTACCGGAGGGATTTACCCTGCGCCCCATCGATGGCATGCGCGAACTTCATGAATATGTTGCGCTGCATCGGGCAGCGTTCGGCGCCGCCGATATGACCGTCGAGTGGCGCAAACGTACATTGTGCATGCCACAGTATATTCCCGAACTCGATGTCGTGGCCGTGGCGCCGGATGGCCGTCTTGCCGCGTTCTGCATCTGCTGGCTGGGTCCGCGGATCGGCGAGGGATACATCGAACCGCTCGGCGTACACCCCGATTTCGCCGGGTTGGGTCTCGGTCGCGCAGTGTTGCTGGAAGGGTTGTGGCGTCTTCAGGCGCATGGCGCGATGACTGCCTTGATCGACCGCTATGAAGGGGACGAAGGCGCCCGTGTGTTGTATGAGTCGCTCGGATTCCGTACCCATATGCGAACTGTGACCTATATGCGCTGTTTTCGCGGCGCGCGGAGCATGGTGTGAGCCTGTATGAACGACTCTCTCGTGTTGACCGGTGAATATATCGAGTTGCGTCCGCTTCCCGAACGTGACCTGCCGAATCTGCTGAAGGTCTACCAGGGGACGCCGCTCTATTTCGACGGGTTGGGTGACCGGGCGGATCGCCTGACGCTCGATGATGTGCGGGATCAGTGGGTGCGGGCGCAGCAATCGCCGGACCGGATGTTGTTCGGTGTGTATCATCCGGTGACCGGTCTGTTGATCGGTGCGGTGGATGTGCAGATCGGCGCACCACGATCGGACGCGGCGGCGGTGTGGATCCTGATCTGGGGCGGATTTCAGCGTCAGGGATATGGTCAGGAGTGCATGGCGCTGATCGAGTCCTGGCTCATCCCGGCAAAGGCGAGTACCTTATGCGCAATTGCGGCAAATAATGAGGAGGGGATTTCCTTCCTCGAACTGCAAGGGTTCCGCCGCACCGACCTTCCAGCCGATCCGCCCATCGGGCGCGGAACGGCGTTCTGGATGTGCTGGTAAGGTCAGGCGGGCAATAGCCGATAGCTGATAGCCGATAGCTGATAGCCGATAGCCGATAGCCGATAGCTGATAGCCGATAGCCGATAGCCGATACGCTGTGGAATGGCGTTCTGGATGGGCTGGTAAGGTCAGCTGCGAACGGTCTGCTCCACCTTGCCTGCGTTACAACACATGCACCGGATCGATATCGACGATCCATCCCGGCGGGATGCGCAGCGCCTGGATCAGCGGCGTCGGGTCGAGGGCGCGCAGAATGAGGTGCCAGCGGTAACGGTTGCGCTGCACGCGGAAGAAGGCCGGCGCCGGTCCGACCAGGCTCCAATCATCGGCGAGGTGGCGAACGGCGAGGGAGCGAATGTCGTTTGCCAGCGCCTCGGCAGCGCGTCGCGCGCGGGCGTCGCTGCCAGCGCCATACACGAACCGCACCAGGCGCGCGAAGGGGGGATAGCCGGTCTGGCGGCGGAAGGCGATCTCTTGCTCATAGAAAGCGTGGTAATCGTGCTCCTGCGCAGCGCGAATGGCGTAGTGTTCGGGCGCATAGGTCTGAATGATCACATGTGCCCCCGCTTCGCGGCGCCCCGCCCGACCGGCCACCTGCGTCAGCAGTTGAAAGGCGCGTTCACCGGCTCGAAAATCGGGCAGGTACAGGCCGGTATCGGCAGCTACCACGCCGACCATCCTCACCATCGGCAGGTCCAGCCCTTTGGCGATCATCTGCGTGCCGACCAGCACATCCGCCTCGTGGCGCAGGAAGCGATCCAGCAGGCGGTCGTGGTCTCCTTTGCGCGTCACGCTGTCACGGTCCCAGCGCAGGGTGCGCGTTCTGGGGAAGAGCGTCGTGATTTCATCCACGACCCGTTGCGTGCCGACGCCGAACGATTTGATCCGCGCACTCCAGCAGTGCGGGCAGAGCGCTGGCGGCAGTTCACGGTGGTTGCAGGTGTGGCAAATGAGCATCCCGCCAGACGAAGCGGCCTGTCCATCGCCCGCCTCCTGGTGCAGGGTGAGCGGTGAGGAACAGGACGGGCAGGTCATGGCATGACCACAATCGCGGCACAGAAAGAACGACGCCGAACCACGCCGGTTGAGGAACAGGATCGCCTGATCGCCGCGCTTCAGCGTTTCCGCCAGCGCCGCCTGCAACGCCCGGCTGAAGATCGAGCGATTGTTCTCTGCCAGTTCGCGTCGCATATCGACAACCGTCACGTGCGGCAGGGGGAGTGTGCGGATATGCGGTAAGCCATCGGGTCCGGTTGCCGTCGTGATGCGCTCCGGCAATTCCAGCAGACGCAGATGCCCGGCGCGCGCGGCGGCATAACTTTCGACCGATGGCGTCGCGCTGCCCAGGATCAGGACGCTGCCGGTGATCGTTGCCAGGCGCTGCGCAACATCACGGGCGTGGTAGCGCGGTGCGGCATCGTGCTTGTACGATGGTTCGTGCTCCTCATCGACGATGATCAACCCCAGGTTGGGAAGCGGCGCGAAGACTGCGGAGCGCGACCCGATGGCGATGCCGGCGTCGCCGCGGCGCAGTCGCCGCCACTGGTCGTAGCGTTCGCCGATCGACAGTTCACTGTGCAACACTGCCAGTTGACCGGGGAAGCGCGCAGCGAAGCGCCGAACCATCTGGGTCGTCAGGGCGATCTCAGGCGTCAGCACCAGCGCCTGTCGTCCCAGGCGCAGCGCGCGGGCAATGGCGCGCAGGTAGAGTTCCGTTTTGCCGCTGCCGGTGACGCCGTGCAGCAGGAAGTGCGTCTGCGCTGGAGCGGCGCGATCTTCCGTTGCATTGGTGCACCAGTCGAGCGCCCCGGCGATGGCGTCCCATGCCTTCTGCTGCGCCAGGCTCAGCGTCGGCGGCGTATCGGGCGGAACATCGA
Encoded here:
- a CDS encoding GNAT family N-acetyltransferase produces the protein MIITIRPFTGAADIERMIDLAYAFPDQCLRAVDLPYRLASWTLDNPRNASLWEDEAGRLLGFAVIQLPWHSLDTCAHPAAYEAGIEELMLVWATERAQEIADQTRRDLTVYVDVFEEDLDRRAKLAAHGFAPDCPAMIRMSRSLDRVLPMPFLPEGFTLRPIDGMRELHEYVALHRAAFGAADMTVEWRKRTLCMPQYIPELDVVAVAPDGRLAAFCICWLGPRIGEGYIEPLGVHPDFAGLGLGRAVLLEGLWRLQAHGAMTALIDRYEGDEGARVLYESLGFRTHMRTVTYMRCFRGARSMV
- a CDS encoding GNAT family N-acetyltransferase, producing the protein MNDSLVLTGEYIELRPLPERDLPNLLKVYQGTPLYFDGLGDRADRLTLDDVRDQWVRAQQSPDRMLFGVYHPVTGLLIGAVDVQIGAPRSDAAAVWILIWGGFQRQGYGQECMALIESWLIPAKASTLCAIAANNEEGISFLELQGFRRTDLPADPPIGRGTAFWMCW
- the priA gene encoding replication restart helicase PriA; its protein translation is MTAELLADVALSANAVFTYRVPPSLRPLLRVGHLVWAPLRQRHVQGVVLDLYAWGGSPHDPAVALSPPALRADPADWFDPQTPTLRDVIDIADPDIALTPAQIRLAHWIADYYRVSLYEALTLMTPPGIAREAETTWRATVEGHSVNPGALPPGERDVLYLLRRSGEMTERELRKRLRGSDAELQAIYTALRERGLIARGATLARARARPRTERLVRLALPPDEAHTALEGLARAPRQRDLLAYLIDHPDPIPVPDLLTAANADSGTLRALERRGLIDIIARDVWRDPLALLDVPPDTPPTLSLAQQKAWDAIAGALDWCTNATEDRAAPAQTHFLLHGVTGSGKTELYLRAIARALRLGRQALVLTPEIALTTQMVRRFAARFPGQLAVLHSELSIGERYDQWRRLRRGDAGIAIGSRSAVFAPLPNLGLIIVDEEHEPSYKHDAAPRYHARDVAQRLATITGSVLILGSATPSVESYAAARAGHLRLLELPERITTATGPDGLPHIRTLPLPHVTVVDMRRELAENNRSIFSRALQAALAETLKRGDQAILFLNRRGSASFFLCRDCGHAMTCPSCSSPLTLHQEAGDGQAASSGGMLICHTCNHRELPPALCPHCWSARIKSFGVGTQRVVDEITTLFPRTRTLRWDRDSVTRKGDHDRLLDRFLRHEADVLVGTQMIAKGLDLPMVRMVGVVAADTGLYLPDFRAGERAFQLLTQVAGRAGRREAGAHVIIQTYAPEHYAIRAAQEHDYHAFYEQEIAFRRQTGYPPFARLVRFVYGAGSDARARRAAEALANDIRSLAVRHLADDWSLVGPAPAFFRVQRNRYRWHLILRALDPTPLIQALRIPPGWIVDIDPVHVL